A region of Brevundimonas sp. NIBR10 DNA encodes the following proteins:
- the gatC gene encoding Asp-tRNA(Asn)/Glu-tRNA(Gln) amidotransferase subunit GatC, protein MAIDAATVRKVAFLARIKTPEDRLEPLAGELNGIMAWIDQLSEVDVEGVEPMTSNVAQALRLRDDVVTDGNKVADVLSNAPKSADGFFAVPKVVE, encoded by the coding sequence ATGGCCATCGACGCAGCGACCGTGCGCAAGGTCGCCTTTCTCGCCCGCATCAAGACGCCCGAAGACCGGCTGGAGCCGCTTGCCGGCGAGCTGAACGGCATCATGGCCTGGATCGACCAGCTCAGCGAGGTCGACGTCGAGGGCGTCGAACCGATGACCTCCAACGTCGCCCAGGCCCTGCGTCTGCGCGACGACGTCGTCACCGACGGCAACAAGGTCGCCGACGTCCTGTCCAACGCCCCCAAATCCGCCGACGGCTTCTTCGCCGTGCCCAAGGTGGTGGAATAG
- a CDS encoding RcnB family protein — protein sequence MKRSLMVFAAISAFVLPALAPVATLAQDIGDRGQDDRAQGPRRDGGRPGNREETAGGDRGGRDTSGDRRGGDGDRGGGGGGGRPARDETPAPPAPQPQPDRSGGQDRVSRPDLGGGNAGQDRGGRDRGDRNGGNSGWNGGGQNRPDRDRPDNGNGNGGWNGGNQGRPGQDRPGQDRPNRPGNDNGGWNGNGGWNGGNQDRPGRDRPGQDRPNRPDNNGGWNGNDRNRPGDWNNGGDRSRDRDRTRQEYRSRFDSNRWQQNWNRSHRSDWWRSDRRFNGWSGVRFGFYFAPGYGYYSVPRNYYGRHYTIGDYLPSIFWRYSVNDYRTYGLGYPPPGTRWVYVDNAIYLIDEYDGYIIDVIRDAWRW from the coding sequence ATGAAACGCTCTCTGATGGTGTTTGCAGCCATCTCCGCCTTTGTCCTGCCGGCTCTCGCGCCGGTGGCGACCCTCGCCCAGGACATCGGCGACCGGGGTCAGGACGACCGCGCCCAGGGCCCCCGTCGTGACGGTGGGCGTCCCGGCAACCGCGAGGAAACCGCCGGCGGCGATCGTGGAGGCCGCGACACCAGCGGCGACCGCCGCGGCGGTGACGGCGACCGTGGCGGCGGAGGTGGCGGAGGCCGACCGGCTCGCGACGAAACACCTGCACCGCCGGCTCCGCAGCCTCAGCCAGACCGCTCGGGCGGTCAGGACAGGGTCAGCAGGCCCGACCTCGGGGGCGGCAATGCCGGCCAGGATCGGGGCGGACGTGATCGCGGCGATCGCAACGGTGGCAACAGCGGATGGAACGGGGGCGGCCAGAACCGTCCCGACCGGGACCGGCCCGACAACGGCAACGGCAACGGGGGCTGGAACGGCGGCAACCAGGGTCGCCCCGGCCAGGATCGGCCAGGCCAGGACCGCCCCAATCGCCCCGGCAACGACAATGGCGGCTGGAACGGCAACGGTGGCTGGAACGGCGGCAATCAGGATCGCCCCGGCCGGGACCGCCCGGGCCAAGATCGTCCCAACCGGCCGGACAACAACGGCGGCTGGAACGGCAACGACCGCAACCGTCCGGGCGACTGGAACAACGGCGGCGACCGCAGCCGCGACCGGGACCGGACGCGCCAGGAGTACCGCAGCCGCTTCGATTCCAATCGCTGGCAACAGAACTGGAACCGCAGCCACCGCTCCGACTGGTGGCGGTCGGACCGTCGCTTCAACGGCTGGTCCGGCGTCCGCTTCGGCTTCTATTTCGCGCCCGGCTACGGCTACTACAGCGTTCCCCGGAACTACTATGGCCGCCACTACACGATCGGCGACTACCTGCCCTCGATCTTCTGGCGCTATTCGGTGAACGACTATCGCACCTATGGGCTGGGCTATCCGCCCCCGGGCACGCGGTGGGTCTATGTCGACAATGCGATCTATCTGATCGACGAGTACGACGGCTATATCATCGATGTGATCCGCGACGCCTGGCGCTGGTAG
- a CDS encoding hfsB produces MVDLTSEMAGLWAALGPAPAHRGRVIQFACATTGEGTSTVAREFARLAAVRARKPAWLIDADLIQQGQQEAVAAEPERFGRLGPSAAASPDGSVFYVVTPPVLGRDNKPVAPSRLMTARACLGGRLWVTRFRAEGLRSGQRAEPLPDPRYWDAMRKHGDTIIIDAPAADRNDVALTLAPYVDATVLVVSAGSTPANEPVTLRDEIEAVGGRIAGIVVNRSTYKAPPFLKRLTG; encoded by the coding sequence ATGGTTGATCTGACATCCGAGATGGCGGGCCTCTGGGCCGCGCTGGGACCGGCACCCGCTCATCGCGGCCGGGTGATCCAGTTCGCCTGCGCCACGACTGGTGAAGGAACCTCGACGGTCGCCCGTGAGTTCGCCCGACTGGCCGCCGTCAGGGCGCGCAAGCCCGCCTGGCTGATCGACGCGGACCTGATCCAGCAGGGTCAGCAGGAGGCGGTGGCCGCCGAGCCGGAACGGTTCGGGCGACTGGGACCTTCTGCGGCGGCCTCTCCCGACGGATCGGTCTTCTATGTCGTGACCCCGCCGGTGCTGGGACGCGACAACAAGCCGGTCGCGCCGTCGCGTCTGATGACCGCCCGCGCCTGTCTCGGCGGTCGGTTATGGGTCACCCGGTTCAGAGCCGAGGGGCTGCGTTCGGGACAGCGCGCCGAGCCCTTGCCGGATCCCCGCTACTGGGACGCCATGCGCAAGCACGGCGATACCATCATCATCGACGCCCCCGCCGCCGACCGGAACGACGTCGCCCTGACCCTGGCCCCCTATGTGGACGCCACCGTGCTGGTAGTTTCGGCCGGATCGACGCCGGCCAATGAGCCGGTCACCTTGCGCGACGAGATCGAGGCCGTGGGCGGGCGGATCGCCGGGATCGTGGTCAACCGTTCGACCTACAAGGCCCCGCCGTTCCTGAAGCGCCTGACCGGCTAG
- the gatA gene encoding Asp-tRNA(Asn)/Glu-tRNA(Gln) amidotransferase subunit GatA, with product MSDLTQLTLKGAVDGLKAKTFSSEEITRAFLSNIEAANPTLNAYVEVTADKAIDMARASDARLAAGQGGVLEGAPLGIKDLFCTDGVQTTAGSNMLRGFVPPYESTVTANLWRDGAVMLGKLNMDEFAMGSSNETSAFGPVVNPWKSKGSNADLTPGGSSGGSACAVAADLCLAATASDTGGSIRQPAAFTGTVGIKPTYGRASRYGMVAFASSLDQAGPIAKNVEDAALLLKSMCSFDVKDSTSLDIPTPDWSRFVGNSVKGLRIGVPAEYVVDGMPDEIQALWAQGMTWLKDAGCEIVHISLPHTKYALPTYYIVAPAEASSNLARYDGMRFGHRAKNATSLTDLYETSRAEGFGKEVQRRLTIGAYVLSAGFYDAYYVRALKVRRRIAEDFDNVWDQVDAILTPSTPSAAFAIGDKEVDPVTMYLNDIFTVTANLAGLPGISVPAGVDPNGLPLGLQVIGKALDEATVFQVASALEKAAGFTGKADKWW from the coding sequence ATGAGCGACCTGACCCAACTGACCCTCAAGGGGGCCGTCGACGGCCTCAAGGCGAAGACCTTTTCCTCGGAAGAGATCACCCGCGCCTTCCTGTCCAACATCGAGGCCGCCAACCCGACCCTGAACGCCTATGTCGAGGTCACCGCCGACAAGGCGATCGACATGGCCAGGGCATCCGACGCTCGCCTCGCCGCCGGCCAGGGCGGCGTCCTGGAAGGCGCGCCGCTGGGCATCAAGGACCTGTTCTGCACCGACGGTGTCCAGACCACGGCCGGCTCCAACATGCTGCGCGGCTTCGTCCCGCCGTATGAATCCACCGTCACCGCCAACCTGTGGCGCGACGGGGCGGTGATGCTGGGCAAACTGAACATGGACGAGTTCGCCATGGGCTCGTCAAACGAGACATCGGCCTTCGGTCCGGTCGTGAACCCCTGGAAATCAAAGGGTTCAAACGCTGACCTGACCCCGGGCGGCAGCTCGGGCGGATCGGCCTGCGCCGTCGCCGCAGACCTCTGCCTGGCCGCCACGGCGTCGGACACCGGCGGTTCGATCCGCCAGCCGGCCGCCTTCACCGGCACGGTCGGGATCAAGCCCACCTACGGCCGGGCCAGCCGCTACGGCATGGTCGCCTTCGCCAGTTCGCTGGATCAGGCCGGGCCGATCGCCAAGAACGTCGAGGACGCGGCCCTGCTACTGAAGTCGATGTGCTCGTTCGACGTCAAGGATTCGACCAGCCTCGACATCCCCACACCCGACTGGTCCCGCTTCGTCGGCAACTCGGTCAAGGGCCTGCGCATCGGCGTCCCGGCCGAATACGTCGTCGACGGCATGCCTGACGAGATTCAGGCCCTGTGGGCCCAGGGCATGACCTGGCTCAAGGACGCCGGTTGCGAGATCGTCCACATCTCCCTGCCGCACACCAAATATGCCCTGCCGACCTACTATATCGTCGCCCCGGCCGAGGCCTCGTCCAACCTGGCCCGCTATGACGGAATGCGCTTCGGGCATCGGGCGAAGAACGCCACCAGCCTGACCGACCTCTACGAGACCAGCCGCGCCGAGGGCTTCGGCAAGGAGGTCCAGCGCCGCCTGACCATCGGCGCCTATGTGCTGTCGGCCGGATTCTACGACGCCTACTACGTCCGGGCGCTGAAGGTCCGCCGCCGCATCGCCGAGGACTTCGACAACGTCTGGGACCAGGTCGACGCCATCCTGACCCCCTCCACCCCGTCGGCCGCCTTCGCCATCGGCGACAAGGAGGTCGATCCGGTGACCATGTACCTCAACGACATCTTCACGGTGACCGCCAACCTGGCGGGCCTGCCGGGCATCTCGGTCCCCGCCGGCGTCGATCCGAACGGACTGCCGCTGGGCCTTCAGGTCATCGGCAAGGCCCTGGACGAAGCCACGGTGTTCCAGGTGGCGTCGGCGCTGGAAAAGGCGGCGGGCTTTACCGGCAAGGCGGATAAGTGGTGGTGA
- a CDS encoding glutathione S-transferase N-terminal domain-containing protein produces the protein MPRPIELWYWPTPNGWKVSIALEEMGLAYELKPVNIGKGEQFEPAFQKISPNGRMPAIIDPDGPDGLPLSIFESGAILQYLAAKSGKFYATDLRRKAEIDQWLFWQVGGLGPMAGQTHHFRQYARAITPDQRHIAYGVARYTNETHRLYGVMDRRLADRDYLAGDYSIADMAAWPWVLPELQGQNIDEFPNLKAWLDRVGSRPAVIAGRALGEALRGNLAASGKAAEDARKLLFGQRAR, from the coding sequence ATGCCCCGTCCGATCGAACTCTGGTACTGGCCCACGCCGAACGGTTGGAAGGTGTCCATCGCTCTGGAGGAGATGGGCCTCGCCTATGAGCTAAAGCCGGTCAACATCGGCAAGGGCGAGCAGTTCGAGCCGGCCTTCCAGAAGATCAGCCCCAACGGCCGGATGCCCGCCATCATCGATCCAGACGGGCCCGACGGCCTGCCGCTGTCGATCTTTGAATCCGGGGCCATCCTGCAATACCTGGCCGCCAAGTCCGGCAAATTCTATGCGACCGACCTGCGCCGCAAGGCCGAGATCGATCAGTGGCTGTTCTGGCAGGTCGGCGGGCTGGGCCCGATGGCGGGCCAGACCCATCATTTCCGTCAGTATGCCCGGGCGATCACGCCGGATCAGCGCCACATCGCCTATGGCGTCGCCCGCTACACCAACGAGACCCATCGGCTGTATGGCGTCATGGATCGGCGGCTGGCCGACCGCGACTATCTGGCCGGGGATTACTCCATCGCCGACATGGCCGCCTGGCCCTGGGTCCTGCCGGAACTCCAGGGGCAGAACATCGATGAGTTCCCGAACCTGAAGGCCTGGCTGGATCGGGTGGGGTCGCGCCCTGCCGTGATCGCCGGGCGCGCGCTGGGCGAGGCGTTGAGAGGCAATCTGGCGGCCTCGGGCAAGGCGGCCGAAGACGCCCGCAAACTTCTGTTCGGTCAGCGCGCGCGTTAA
- a CDS encoding chain-length determining protein, whose translation MRSTATVSTRPRYGLLDVIGLLFRELGLMILIFLVVFAIGAAAVLTIKKTYVAGATIYAGAGQEYVYQSRVGTLTERPAPPTPGEIANTEAQIIGSREVKLRAVRTLGVSAFQTKPSTAPMAKQEGDAIKEINDSLSIGTTPTSGIISLGYESDNAEKSANVLAAIIEAYRGYRREVFQDGSTSAIDRQKTAFEGELAEVDAAYEQFLASNDIGDFTTAKAAAAASYQTTFADRLSTQAQLTQATQRLATIEQQLAMTPAEIVLQQDLNISAQDRILTLRTEREQLLARYTPDAQPVKDKDAEIAAMQAYVAGGDTVGAKEVRTGPNTNWTALETTRTTAEADRDALAAKLAVLDGQLATIGQRQARLTALESENTILAGNRDNLTASIREFQQRGSQSRAENDLVRNGADNVIVISDPAAPTRGSSLKAPLLALVFLFAGFTALCVGLLRVFSRRGFITPASAGRTLDLPVLAVAPMKA comes from the coding sequence ATGCGTTCGACGGCCACCGTATCGACCCGACCGCGTTACGGCCTTCTGGACGTGATCGGCCTGTTGTTCCGCGAGTTGGGGCTGATGATCCTGATCTTCCTGGTCGTGTTCGCGATCGGTGCGGCGGCGGTTCTGACGATCAAGAAGACCTATGTGGCCGGGGCCACCATCTATGCCGGGGCCGGTCAGGAATATGTCTATCAGTCGCGGGTCGGCACCCTGACCGAACGGCCGGCACCGCCGACGCCCGGCGAGATCGCCAATACCGAGGCCCAGATCATCGGCAGCCGCGAGGTCAAGCTGCGCGCCGTCCGCACCCTGGGCGTCTCCGCCTTCCAGACCAAGCCCTCCACCGCGCCGATGGCCAAGCAGGAAGGCGACGCGATCAAGGAGATCAACGACAGCCTGTCGATCGGCACGACCCCGACCAGCGGCATCATCTCCCTGGGCTATGAGAGCGACAACGCCGAGAAGTCGGCCAACGTCCTGGCCGCGATCATCGAGGCCTATCGGGGCTATCGCCGCGAGGTGTTCCAGGATGGATCGACGTCGGCGATCGATCGCCAGAAGACCGCCTTCGAGGGCGAACTGGCCGAGGTGGACGCGGCCTATGAGCAGTTCCTGGCCTCCAACGACATTGGCGACTTCACCACGGCCAAGGCGGCGGCGGCGGCGAGCTATCAGACGACCTTCGCAGACCGGCTGAGCACCCAGGCCCAGTTGACCCAGGCGACGCAGAGGCTGGCCACGATCGAACAACAACTGGCCATGACGCCCGCCGAGATCGTGCTGCAGCAGGACCTGAACATCTCGGCCCAGGACCGGATCCTGACGCTGCGCACCGAGCGGGAGCAACTGCTGGCGCGCTATACGCCCGATGCCCAGCCGGTGAAGGACAAGGACGCCGAGATCGCGGCCATGCAGGCCTATGTCGCCGGGGGCGACACGGTCGGGGCCAAGGAGGTCCGCACCGGGCCCAACACCAACTGGACTGCGCTGGAAACCACCCGCACCACGGCCGAGGCCGACCGCGACGCCCTGGCCGCCAAGCTGGCGGTGCTCGATGGGCAGCTTGCCACGATCGGCCAACGCCAGGCGCGGCTGACGGCGCTGGAATCCGAGAACACCATCCTGGCTGGCAACCGCGACAACCTGACGGCCAGCATCCGCGAGTTCCAGCAACGCGGCAGCCAGAGCCGGGCCGAGAACGATCTGGTCCGCAACGGGGCGGATAATGTCATCGTGATCTCCGACCCCGCCGCGCCGACACGGGGGTCCAGCCTGAAGGCACCGCTGCTGGCCCTGGTCTTCCTGTTCGCCGGGTTCACGGCCCTGTGCGTCGGTCTGCTGCGGGTGTTCAGCCGGCGGGGCTTCATCACCCCGGCCTCGGCCGGCCGAACCCTGGACTTGCCGGTGCTCGCGGTCGCGCCGATGAAGGCTTGA
- the ruvX gene encoding Holliday junction resolvase RuvX: MPVLDLLDLSAACPPNTAWMGLDLGEQTIGVATSDTSRMIASPLELVRKSKFTQDAEQLFRLMAHRKVSGLVIGLPVNMDGTEGPRAQSCRAFARNLIRLRDIPIAFWDERLSTSAVERFLIDELDLSRKRRAGVVDRTAAAWILQGALDRVRDQATWA, encoded by the coding sequence GTGCCCGTACTCGACCTTCTCGACCTGTCCGCCGCCTGTCCGCCCAATACGGCGTGGATGGGCCTCGACCTCGGTGAACAGACGATCGGTGTGGCGACGTCGGACACATCCCGGATGATCGCCAGCCCGCTGGAGCTGGTGCGCAAATCGAAATTCACCCAGGACGCCGAACAGCTGTTCCGGCTGATGGCGCATCGCAAGGTGTCGGGGCTGGTGATCGGCCTGCCGGTCAATATGGACGGGACCGAGGGGCCGCGCGCCCAGTCGTGCCGAGCCTTCGCGCGCAACCTGATCCGGTTGCGGGACATTCCCATCGCCTTCTGGGACGAGCGGCTGTCGACCAGCGCGGTCGAGCGGTTCCTGATCGACGAGCTGGACCTGAGCCGCAAGCGCCGTGCGGGGGTCGTCGATCGCACCGCCGCCGCATGGATCCTGCAAGGGGCGCTGGACCGCGTGCGTGACCAGGCGACCTGGGCATGA
- a CDS encoding polysaccharide biosynthesis/export family protein, translating to MLIGAAALTGCGAAQGMTRQDRGLTGERITTEGFEPVGFSDWTDAEPEYLLYPGDEIEIATPTAPELTRTLKVGPDGRVALPLIGQVMAADRTLFELETNVSSALASQLVRPVVEITLKQAGPLKVWVTGEVRTPGVYDMPGDIDALQAVVMAGGYLPSARSNKVGVIRRGPGGTRMFRAIDLRERRGEVVALRRGDMIWVPRSTLGELANFFTQVKAALPVGFNYTINGQYQQF from the coding sequence ATGCTCATCGGCGCCGCGGCCCTGACTGGGTGCGGCGCCGCCCAAGGCATGACGCGCCAGGATCGCGGCCTGACCGGCGAGCGGATCACGACCGAAGGGTTCGAGCCCGTCGGCTTTTCCGACTGGACGGACGCCGAGCCGGAGTACCTGCTCTATCCCGGCGACGAGATCGAGATCGCCACGCCCACAGCACCCGAACTGACCCGTACGCTGAAGGTCGGCCCGGACGGCCGCGTCGCCCTGCCCCTGATCGGCCAGGTGATGGCGGCGGACCGCACCCTGTTCGAGCTGGAGACCAACGTCTCCTCGGCCCTGGCGTCACAGCTGGTGCGTCCGGTGGTCGAGATCACCCTGAAACAGGCCGGGCCGTTGAAGGTCTGGGTCACGGGCGAGGTGCGGACACCGGGCGTCTACGACATGCCGGGTGACATCGATGCGCTCCAGGCCGTCGTCATGGCCGGCGGCTATCTGCCCAGCGCACGGTCGAACAAGGTCGGGGTGATCCGTAGAGGGCCGGGCGGAACCCGCATGTTCCGGGCCATCGACCTGCGCGAGCGTCGCGGCGAGGTCGTGGCCCTGCGTCGGGGCGACATGATCTGGGTTCCGCGCTCGACTCTTGGGGAACTGGCCAACTTCTTCACCCAGGTGAAGGCGGCCCTGCCGGTCGGCTTCAACTACACGATCAACGGCCAGTACCAACAGTTTTAG
- the gatB gene encoding Asp-tRNA(Asn)/Glu-tRNA(Gln) amidotransferase subunit GatB — MTDTTTKSNLIQGRTGAWEIVMGLEIHAQVASKAKLFSGAAVGFGAGPNEQVSLVDAGFPGMLPTLNGHCVEQAVKTGLGLKAQINKRSQFDRKNYFYPDLPTGYQISQLYFPIVGEGVVEVEAEDGSFFNVGIERLHLEQDAGKLIHDLSPTESFVDLNRAGTALMEIVSKPDIRSPEEAVAYVKKIRTILIYLGTCDGDMEKGNLRADVNVSVCREGQYAKFKADGDFKHLGTRCEIKNVNSFRFISQAINIEARRQIEILEDGGKIIQETRLYDPTKNETRSMRSKEEANDYRYFPDPDLLPLELEQAWIDDIKANLPELPDEKRRRLMSQYGLSQYDAVVLISDQAKADYFEAAAAGRDAKLVANWVTNELSARLSADGLEFDASPLPAAHVAELVALIEEGVISSKIAKEVFDHVWNGEGSPRQVVEARGLVQVNDTGAIEQAVDDLIAANPDKAAAVAEKPQALGWFVGQVMKATGGKANPASVNAILKAKLGL, encoded by the coding sequence ATGACCGACACCACGACCAAATCAAACCTCATCCAGGGCCGCACCGGAGCCTGGGAAATCGTCATGGGGCTGGAGATCCACGCCCAGGTGGCGTCGAAGGCCAAGCTGTTCTCCGGCGCTGCCGTGGGCTTCGGCGCGGGGCCGAACGAGCAGGTGTCGCTGGTCGATGCGGGCTTTCCCGGCATGCTGCCGACCCTGAACGGCCACTGCGTTGAACAGGCGGTCAAGACCGGCCTGGGCCTCAAGGCCCAGATCAACAAGCGCAGCCAGTTCGACCGCAAGAACTATTTCTACCCCGATCTGCCCACCGGCTATCAGATCAGCCAGTTGTACTTCCCCATCGTCGGCGAGGGTGTCGTCGAGGTCGAGGCCGAGGACGGGTCGTTCTTCAACGTCGGCATCGAGCGGCTGCACCTGGAACAGGACGCGGGCAAGCTGATCCACGACCTGTCGCCGACCGAGAGCTTCGTCGACCTGAACCGCGCCGGCACCGCCCTGATGGAGATCGTCTCCAAGCCCGACATCCGCTCGCCGGAAGAGGCCGTCGCCTATGTGAAGAAGATCCGGACCATCCTGATCTATCTGGGCACCTGCGACGGCGACATGGAAAAGGGCAACCTGCGGGCCGACGTCAACGTCTCGGTCTGCCGCGAGGGCCAGTATGCCAAGTTCAAGGCGGACGGCGACTTCAAGCACCTGGGCACGCGCTGCGAGATCAAGAACGTCAACTCGTTCCGCTTCATCAGCCAAGCCATCAACATCGAGGCGCGCCGCCAGATCGAGATCCTCGAGGACGGGGGCAAGATCATCCAGGAGACCCGCCTGTATGATCCGACGAAGAACGAGACCCGGTCGATGCGGTCCAAGGAAGAGGCGAATGATTACCGCTACTTCCCCGATCCCGATCTGTTGCCGCTTGAACTCGAACAGGCCTGGATCGACGACATCAAGGCCAACCTGCCCGAACTGCCCGACGAGAAGCGCCGCCGGTTGATGAGCCAGTACGGCCTGTCGCAATACGACGCCGTCGTCCTGATCTCGGACCAGGCCAAGGCCGACTATTTCGAGGCCGCCGCCGCCGGTCGCGACGCCAAGCTGGTCGCCAACTGGGTCACCAACGAACTGTCGGCCCGGCTGTCGGCGGACGGGCTTGAGTTCGACGCCAGCCCGCTCCCGGCCGCCCACGTCGCCGAACTGGTCGCCCTGATCGAGGAGGGTGTCATCTCCTCCAAGATCGCCAAGGAAGTCTTCGACCACGTCTGGAACGGCGAAGGCTCGCCCCGTCAGGTGGTCGAGGCGCGCGGCTTGGTTCAGGTCAACGACACGGGTGCCATCGAGCAGGCCGTCGACGACCTGATCGCCGCCAACCCCGACAAGGCCGCCGCCGTCGCCGAAAAGCCCCAGGCGCTGGGCTGGTTCGTCGGCCAGGTCATGAAGGCCACCGGCGGCAAGGCCAACCCGGCCTCGGTCAACGCGATCCTGAAGGCCAAGCTGGGGCTGTAG
- a CDS encoding AEC family transporter → MNGLLLGVLPVFALIAIGYGLKKSHFLPDETWRPIEKLSINLLYPGFLIPAIWDADLSGDSAGAAGAAAVTAVIIVGGVLLAARPLLKIDGPAFTSVFQGSIRWNSFVFLPVIQVAFGAEGLALAAVMIACIIPVTNIACVAVLARWGADQKGVSPVALAQAMLANPILVACLIGLALNLLKVPPVPGIYETLKLIGSAALPLGLIVAGAGLSFAEVARRKWTIAGVTLVKLGVMPPLMWGLCILYGGDELAQATALLCGAAPGAAAAYLLARQMGGDAPLMAGIVALTTVLSALSIPILLALFHMA, encoded by the coding sequence ATGAACGGCTTGCTGCTTGGCGTCCTGCCCGTCTTCGCCCTGATCGCCATCGGCTATGGGCTGAAGAAATCGCATTTCCTGCCGGACGAGACCTGGCGGCCGATCGAGAAGCTGTCGATCAACCTGCTGTATCCGGGATTTCTGATCCCGGCGATCTGGGACGCGGACCTGTCGGGCGACAGCGCGGGCGCGGCCGGGGCGGCCGCTGTCACCGCCGTCATCATCGTCGGGGGGGTGCTTCTGGCGGCCAGGCCGCTGCTGAAGATCGACGGCCCGGCCTTCACCAGCGTGTTCCAGGGCTCGATCCGCTGGAACAGCTTCGTCTTCCTGCCGGTGATCCAGGTCGCGTTCGGGGCCGAGGGTCTGGCGCTGGCGGCCGTGATGATCGCCTGCATCATCCCGGTGACCAATATCGCCTGCGTCGCGGTGTTGGCGCGCTGGGGGGCGGACCAGAAGGGGGTGTCGCCCGTGGCCCTGGCCCAGGCCATGCTGGCCAATCCGATCCTGGTTGCCTGTCTGATCGGGCTGGCGCTGAACCTGCTGAAGGTCCCGCCGGTCCCTGGAATCTACGAGACCCTGAAGCTGATCGGGTCCGCCGCCCTGCCGCTGGGCCTGATCGTGGCCGGAGCGGGCCTGAGTTTCGCGGAGGTCGCGCGCCGCAAATGGACCATCGCGGGCGTGACCCTGGTCAAGTTGGGCGTGATGCCGCCGCTGATGTGGGGCCTGTGCATCCTGTACGGCGGCGATGAACTGGCCCAGGCGACAGCCCTGCTGTGCGGGGCCGCACCCGGCGCTGCGGCCGCCTATCTGCTGGCGCGACAGATGGGTGGGGACGCGCCCTTGATGGCCGGGATCGTCGCCCTGACGACCGTGCTCAGCGCGCTCAGCATCCCGATCCTGCTCGCCCTGTTCCATATGGCCTGA
- a CDS encoding RcnB family protein — translation MKRMIKFAALAVATVAMTAAPMAASAQSWRGGGDRDRDGRYERWERRADQNRHDGGRYTRNERYNDYRRGQRDQYRDNRYYGPPHGNAYGYNQRRWYRGATLPYQYRSNWYIRDYNRYGYAPPPRGYGYYRTDTGDIVVAALATGVILSLLGN, via the coding sequence ATGAAGAGGATGATCAAGTTCGCCGCGCTTGCCGTCGCCACGGTGGCGATGACCGCAGCGCCCATGGCCGCGTCGGCCCAGTCGTGGCGCGGCGGTGGCGACCGGGACCGCGACGGCCGCTACGAGCGCTGGGAGCGCCGCGCGGACCAGAACCGCCATGACGGCGGCCGTTATACCCGCAACGAGCGTTACAACGACTACCGGCGCGGCCAGCGGGATCAGTACCGGGACAACCGCTACTACGGCCCGCCGCACGGCAACGCCTATGGCTATAACCAGCGTCGCTGGTACCGGGGGGCCACCCTGCCCTATCAGTACCGGTCCAACTGGTACATCCGGGACTACAACCGCTACGGCTATGCGCCTCCGCCGCGTGGCTACGGCTACTACCGCACCGACACCGGCGACATCGTCGTCGCGGCGCTGGCGACCGGGGTGATCCTGTCGCTGCTGGGAAACTGA
- a CDS encoding sel1 repeat family protein: MQEAMPEFETADVAGLPLPTAEMDGDALFRLGMMYSSGSGGCPMDRVSAHMIFNLAAMKGSMEARVYRREMSAEMEREEIAEAQAAARRYVDAGVVKFAA; the protein is encoded by the coding sequence ATGCAAGAAGCGATGCCTGAGTTCGAGACCGCCGACGTTGCCGGTCTCCCCCTGCCGACCGCCGAGATGGACGGTGACGCCCTGTTCCGCCTGGGGATGATGTATTCGTCCGGGTCGGGCGGATGTCCGATGGACCGGGTCTCGGCCCACATGATCTTCAATCTGGCGGCCATGAAGGGTTCGATGGAAGCCCGCGTCTATCGCCGCGAGATGTCGGCCGAGATGGAACGCGAGGAGATCGCCGAGGCCCAGGCCGCGGCCCGCCGTTATGTCGACGCCGGCGTGGTTAAGTTCGCCGCCTGA